The Silurus meridionalis isolate SWU-2019-XX chromosome 18, ASM1480568v1, whole genome shotgun sequence genome includes the window CATGAAGTCTCTGAGGAAGGTAATTAGCTGGCAAATGTTGGAGATTTTTAGAGCAATGATccaaatgtgtataaaaatgcATATCATGCACTCGCCCCTGTGAGATGAGACCTGTCTCAGAGCAGATGGTGTGAGCAGTAATGAGTTTtgtcagtagtagtagtaaaagttTCACAGGATGAAAAGTGCATGTAAAACTATCACTGTGTTGATCAGGCATTTATACATGAACACCGGCTGGTGGTGGTGAAAATCTGagtatgaaaatgtttttgcacatctgtgtgtgaaagaatacaaaaaaaaaaaaagactaatccTGGAAGGATTTCTGAGAAGTATCAGTACTTATCACGGTCCTGTATTGTCCAAAGTTTATAGAAAAGACAAGTCTGATTAAAAGTTCAAAAGTTTTGGATCAGTGCATTGAAATCCCACTGCTTGTGCTTTACAGATGCCATGGACCAGCTGGAACAGAGAGTTAATGAGTTCTTTGCCAACGCTAAGAAGAACAAACCCGAGTGGAGGGAGGAGCAGATGGAGGTTATTAAGAAGGTAGAGGACAAAAGATGCAGTTTTCACCAAGCACCATGAGAACATCTGCCAGAAATAGCTCTTCACTCTCATAGCAGGCGGCTTTATTTCCTATTCCTGTAgactttttgtgtgtgcatgtgttttgctttagctgttttttatatatttatagtaaaaTCCTTCTCCCTATATGTAATCCCTCAtgaaagttattattatttttttttttttttttatcaaacttaGCTTGTTGAAAGTGATAGCTGTCAGGACTCAGGAATGATTTGCTTTCTTACAGGACTATTATAAAGCGCTGGAGGATGCTGATGAAAAAGTCCAGTTAGCCAATCAAATCTACGATCtggtgagggggaaaaaaagggtttaTTTGTGCATTACATCTGATTCGCCACTaggtggcattgtcatgctgagtAAACTAGATTTTAGGATGAAGTTGAATTTTGCATGGAACAGTTGTGCTGCTTTATAACTGAAATTGGaacaaaaaatgaaatgctGATGTTTCCCTTGATGCTGATTAAGAGGTTTTGTTGTGCTGTGCTGTAATTAGGTGGATCGACATTTGAGGAAGTTGGATCAGGAGCTTGCAAAGTTCAAAATGGAGCTTGAAGCAGACAACGCCGGCATTACAGAAATTCTGGAGAGAAGTAAGTATTAGACAGCTGCTATTTAGTAAGTATGCGTAGAACTCTTACATCTGTGAACCCCGGTCCTCTCCTGAGTTAAAGCAACTCAGCTGCAGTATCTACCgatccttttaaaaaaaaaaaatttatccaTACCCGCCTGTCGTTCAGAAACAGCTGATCAACTAAAAAGTGAAAGCCATTCTTCTTATTGATTTTTTGCAAAACAGTACTTCTTTCCAATCCTACCTTTTGCTACAATACACACTCATGGCTAAGGTGCAGTCTGGTAGACCTTAGAGTGACCAGTGCACAGATAACAAACTACATCAAATCAACCAAACTATAAACCAAAGACAATTTCTCAACTCCCATTCTGAATCCAGACATGACCAGATCTCATATCCAAGATTCCGTATTGGACACGCTACACTCTCACACGCTTTCCTGCTTAACGGAGAAGAATCTCCAACATGTCATTAATGTAAAACAAACCTGAAgataaaacagattttaatgGCAGGGCCTTAAAAAGTCTAAACAATGACCACTCTAATGCTCACTGAAATGCTCCCGAAGCACTGTTTTTGTTCAATAGTTTTTGTGGTgctgtagttctttctttcgctaatctaaatataatttactgtaTTACGACTAAAAATGAgaccaacagccaatcagctttctgctcttggattgtaccacagacgtaaaacGGAAGGAAGTGCAagttaaggccagttgctaacaacgtaattgtgtgtggttttgtgatataggtcttaaatttAAATCTTAAATGCCTGTgagaaacctgcagaaaccctgtaatggactacaatacacaacacaaaagaATTTCTGCTCAGAAAGTACAGATGAAGGAATCTGCCAAAATGTATCACCTAAGAAAATACTAGAATACTTACCGAACATCAAACTGCCGTATAACCATATAACCACTGAACTTTGCCGTCAAATCTCTGTAAAATGCTATAACATCTCATTATACCCCCCTTGACCTTGCCATGAAAATAGCCaccaaaaaaagcaataaacaaactgtagacttattatttatttttattttttaggcaGATTGACTCATGTGTTCAGACACTCAATTTGGATTCAGGAACGTGCAGAACGCGAAAACTGACAAATCCGAACAAGAAAAAGTCCCAAGCAAAGCAgccataaaacatttaaattaactACTAGCAGTCCAGTCCCAGTTAAGCATACTGAGAGAAAAATGACCATGCTGGTCGCACACAGTAGCTGTTTGACGTACATGGCATGTGAGGACTGTAGCACAGCTCAGTATGATGCTACATTAGAAACCTTGTTGTAAGTggagttcatttattttcctcaactCAAATATAAGCTCATTTGTTTTCCTCGGGTCTGTATTAATCCACTCGACATATGTTATCACACTACATTAGCTTCCACTTATTAGCCTCGTCAATTAGGTTTCCAAGCAACCTAATCATGGGACCGGTCATCTCCTGAAAGTTTTACTTCTCACTGGGCTTGCTAAGCACACTGCAGGCACCAGAGGGGGATTGAGTTGTTTTTAAGGAAAGAGGGAAAAGGCTTATCATTATTAACTCTGCAAATGCAATTGATCTCGCAGGCACCTCTGCAGATTTTACCCTGCTCCTTTTTAGTTTAAGTGGATTCGTGTTTGCATTcgcatgtttatatatttgttttcaaaCCATTTAAAATCATTCTCTGTGCAGGATCGTTGGAAATGGACAGTCCTTCTCAACCTGTCAATAACCATCATGTTCACTCGCATGTCACCGGAGAAAGTAAGATGCACcactgctctttctttcttactttctttctttctttctttcttcctccctcCTATTTTCTGTCTCCCCCAGATATCCTTTTATACTTCTACTCTTCAGCATTTCTAACTGTaacgcacgtgtgtgtgtgtgtgtgtgtgtgtgtgtgtgtgtgtgtgtgtgtgtgtgtgtgtacttattaGAGAGGAAGTACAGCGCGCCAACCCACCACACTACTGAGCATGTGCCAGAAAAGAAATTTAAATCCGAAGCTCTGCTCTCGACACTCACATCAGACGCCTCCAAAGAGAACACGCCGGGTaaaggcgcacacacacacacacacacacacacacacacatacacacatacacacctcaaTACATGCCATTTAGTCCCATGTTTGTGCAcaaatctttctttctataaacatttgtttgtattGATTGCCCAAAattgttctgtttgtgtgtgtgtgtgtgtgtgtgtgtgtgtgtgtgtgtgtttgagacagGCTGCCGGGTGAACAACACGTCCTCCTCGTCCAACAGCGTGTACAATGTGAACAACTCCCAGTCTCTTTCCTCCTATAATTTGAGCTCTTTGCCAATGGGTCCAGCTGCCGGTGCAGGGGCCATCAGTATGGCAGCAGCTCAGGCAGTGCAGGCCACAGCACAGGTaccaaaaaaaggagaaaaacaaacatcactCCTTCCTTCATCCcctcctttccttccttttttcttttgcgaCATCAGTATTGTTTTAGTGCACATACTGTAGAACTGTTAAATACTTATGTCAAAAGTAAGTTGACTGTTTAATATTCCTATTTttgttcatgcatttttttagcACATTATTCTTTTGAATTCTTGTAATATGGGCAAAACATCTAGCCTCAAAGTGATACTGATTTTAATTGTTTGAGTTGTCAAAAATCTCTTTTATTATtagaattgtgttaattgtgggttgttgtttttaagtGCACTGCATTAGGTAGAATCGATTAAATTCAATGTTGAATGTTTTATACTAGATTTAACAGCTGATTTAAagggttttgtgtttttgcattgCAGATGAAGGAGGGCAGGAGGACGTCAAGTATGAAGGCTTCCTACGAAGCCATCAAGAATACTGACATCCTGGGTCGGGACTTTGCTTCAAGCAGGGAGTCTTCTGGCTACATGTCCTCGACTCTGGCCTCCACTCTCACACAGAACCTCAGCACCAGCAACAGCTCAGACTCCCGTGCAGGACGCAAGAGCAAGTAAGAGtcagcgagtttgacaaattgcgAAGGCCAGATAGCtagtcagaacatctccaaaactgcagctcttgtgtggtgtttccattctgcagtggtcagtatctatcaaaagtgctccaagataggaacagtggtgaagtATGAAGTGGTCATAATGATattcctgatcagtgtatgtcaGAAGTTTAGTTACTTTTGTCTGGTTGCAGGAAAAATTTGTGCAAAGTAATTATATTTGTGCATGATGGATTATGATTTTTATTCCAGGAAAGCAGAATGTTAGAGCTGAACGGATTATTTTAATGACCTTTAGCATTGCACTTCCTTTGGCAGTTGTCTTTGTTTTTAGCTATGCAACTCTGAG containing:
- the ing3 gene encoding inhibitor of growth protein 3, coding for MLYLEDYLEMIEQLPMDLRDRFTEMREMDLQVQNAMDQLEQRVNEFFANAKKNKPEWREEQMEVIKKDYYKALEDADEKVQLANQIYDLVDRHLRKLDQELAKFKMELEADNAGITEILERRSLEMDSPSQPVNNHHVHSHVTGEKRKYSAPTHHTTEHVPEKKFKSEALLSTLTSDASKENTPGCRVNNTSSSSNSVYNVNNSQSLSSYNLSSLPMGPAAGAGAISMAAAQAVQATAQMKEGRRTSSMKASYEAIKNTDILGRDFASSRESSGYMSSTLASTLTQNLSTSNSSDSRAGRKSKNNNKSSNHQSSSSSSSSSLSSCSSSSALAHELAQQTAALPESDSSGQVDWTYDPNEPRYCICNQVSYGEMVGCDNQDCPIEWFHYGCVGLTEAPKGKWYCPQCTAAMKRRGSRHK